Within Sphingobium sp. KCTC 72723, the genomic segment CATGGCTGGCCCGGCAATGCCCGCGAACTGGGCAATGTGCTGCAACGCGCACTGGTGCTGCGCGACGGCGCGCGGATCGAGGCGGACGACCTGCATCTGACCGGCGCGCCGACTGGCAACGTCCAGCCGCTGCGCGTCGTCGCCTCGCCGCTGGCGCGGGTCCAGTCCGAACCCGTCCGCCTGCGCGACGTGGCCCGCCATTCCAAGCTGGAGGCGATCCGCATTGCGCTCCGCGAAACCGACGGTCATCGCGCCGCCGCTGCCGCAAAGCTGGGTATTTCAGAACGCACGCTGCGCTATCGGCTCGCCGAAATGCGTGAGCTGGCTGCGGCATAAGGGGGGAGCATAGGATATGACCGGCATTTCCCCCACCGACAGCGTGATGGCGATCCGCAACGCCATCCTGCAAAAAAACGCGGCCCTGCGCGACGTTGCATCGACCGGCCCGGCCGGTGGCGCTCCCGGCGCGAACGGCATCGCAGGCACCGCGCCCGGCGACTTTACCAAGGCGCTGAGCAACGCGCTGCAACAGGTCAACGGCCTTCAGGACAAGGCAGGAGAAGCGTCTGCCGCGTTCGAACGGGGCGAAACCACGGACATCGCTGCCGTCATGCTGGCCAAACAGCAAGCCTCGGTAGGCTTCGAAGCGACCCTTCAGGTGCGCAACAAACTTCTGTCCGCCTATAAGGACATTATGAGTATGCCGGTCTAAATCATGAGCGACAACGCACTCACCATCGATGGCGGCGCAGCTGCCCGGCCCAACCTCCCGGCTGCTGCTGGCAACGCCAAAGGCGTGGACGCGCTCAAGGCGCGCTTCACCGGCTTCATCAAACAGCCTGCGGTGGCCAAAAGCCTGCCGCTGCTCGGCCTGCTCGGCACCGTGGCGATTGCCGGGGCTGCATGGCTGGCGCTGCGCGAACCGCCCCAGCGCGACCTGTTCCGTGGCCTGCCCGACACCGACAAATCGGCCGTCGCGCAGATACTGGACCAGAATGGCATCCCTTATGGCTTCGACTCCTCCGGCGCGATGACCGTGGGGGAGGGCGATTATTTCAAGGCCAAGATGATGCTCGCCGCGCAAGGGCTGCCCAAAAGCGCACCCGACGGCAACAGCATGATCGACAGCCTGCCGATGGGCGCCAGCCGCGCGGTCGAGGGCGAGAAATTGCGTTCCGCCCGCGAAATGGACCTTGCCCGCACGATCGAGGCGATCGACAGCGTCGAAACCGCCAAGGTGCATCTGGCCGTCGAAGCGCCCAGCGTATTCCTGCGCGACCGGGCCAAGCCATCGGCATCAGTGATGCTGCGCCTGTCGCAGGGCCGCAGCCTGACCGACGCGCAGGTCAGCGCCATCGTCCATCTGGTGGCATCGTCCATCCCCGAACTGTCGCCCGACCAGATTTCGGTCGTGGACCAGAATGGCCGCCTCATCAGCAACAACGACAGCGACAGCACCGACGATCGCCAATTGGCGGTCCAGACCAAGATCGAGGATCGCTATCGCCAGTCGGTCGTCGCGCTGCTCACGCCCATTCTGGGCGCGGACAATTTCTCGACCGAAGTGCGCGCCGAACTCAATTTCGCCGAACGGCAGGCCACGCGCGAAACCTATCCGCAGGACGAAGCGCGGCTGCGCACCGAACAAGGCACCTGGGCGTCCGACCCGCGTGGACAAGGCACTGGCGAGGCAGGGGGCATCCCCGGCGCACTCAGCAATCAGGCGCCCGTCAACCCGACCGTGACTCAGACCAACCCCAACGGGCAGGCCGTGCAACAGGGTCAGACTGCCGCACAAACCCCCGGCACTCCGCCCAACCCGCTGCTCAAGACCGAAGAGACGTTCAACCGCAGCTTCGAACTGGGCCGTGAAGTGTCCGTCACCCGCGACGCCATCGGCACGGTCAAGCGCCTGTCGGTTGCCGTCGCGCTCGACAACGCGCCCGATGGCAAGGCCCGCACGCCGCAGGAAATCGCCGCGCTCGAAGCCCTCGTCAAAGGCGCGATCGGCTTCGATCAGGCCCGTGGCGACGTGGTCGCGCTCTCGTCGCGCAGCTTCCTCAAAGCCGAAGAAGTCAAGCCGCTCTGGTATGAAGCCGAATGGGTATCGCCGCTGGTCCGCAATGTCTCGGCGCTCCTTGTCGCGCTGCTGGTCATCTTCGGCATCGGTCGCCCGCTGCTCAAGCGTCGCGCCGCCGCGCAGGAAAGCGCCGCTGCCGAAACCGTCGAAACGGAACAGAAGATCGGCCGCGAAATTTCCGGCGAACTGACCAAGCAGGCAATCGAAGCGCCCGATCCGGCCAAGCCGATCACGCTCGACATGATTTCCTCCACCTATGACTATGCCCAGCGCGCCGACCTCATCCGCAACTTCGTGAAGCAGGATCCCGACCGCGCTGCCCTTGTCGTCCGCGACCTCCTGAAGGAGGGGAAGAAGGAAAATGCCTGAGATCGTCCCCGGTCGGCCCGAAGCGCTCAAGGGCAGCGCCGCCGCCGCCGTCCTCCTGATGCTGTTCGATGAAGATGAAGCCGCGCAGATCCTCGCCCGTCTCGAACCCGAAGAAGTGCGCCAGCTTGGCTATGCCATGTATGATGTTGCCGATGTCGACCCGGAAGAAGTCAACGAAGCGCTCGACCATTTCGTCAACAAGGCCAAGAAGCGCACCACCATCGGCTATGGCGCAACTCGCCATATTCGCGGCGCGATGACCAAGGCATTGGGCGAGGAACGGGCCGAAACCATCCTGGCGCGCATCACTCCGCCGACCCGCTCGACCCAGCTTGAAATGCTCAAATGGATGGATGCCAAGGAAATCGCGGCGCTGATCGAAGCGGAACATCCGCAGATCATGGCGATTGTGCTGGCCCATCTCGAAGCGCCCGTGGCCGCCGACGTGCTGCAATTGCTGCCGGTCGAATATCAGGAAGAAATCGTCTACCGCATCGCCACGCTCGGCCCGGTGTCGAACGAAGCGCTCGATGACCTGGAACAGCTTTTGATGCGCGGCCCGGCGAAGAAGCAGGGCGCAGCCTCGCAACGCGGCGGCACGGTCGAAGCAGCGGCGATCATGAACAATGTCCGCAAGGATAATGAACAGCGGATCATGAAGGCCGTCGCCAAGCGCGACAAGATGATTGCCCAGACGATCGAGGAGGAGATGTTCGTTTTCGACAACCTCATCGACATGGACGACAAGAATCTGGGTGCCTTGATGCGCACCGTGGACAGCGCCGTGCTGGTCGTTGCGCTCAAGGGCGTGAACGACATGCTCAAGGGCAAGATTTTCAGCTGCATGTCCGCCCGCGCGGCGCAGGCGATCGCCGACGAGATCGAGGAACGCGGCCCCATCCGTCTGGCCGAAGTCATCGACGCGCAGAAACTCATCATCGCCACCGCCCGCCGCATGGCGGACGCCGGCACCATCATGCTGGGTGGCAAGGGGAATGACTTTGTCTAAATTTTGGGCGGCAGAAGTCGCGCAGGACGTCGCGCCTGTATCCATGGCGGGCGTGCGTCAGGTCGAAAGCGGCGGTTTCCGCAGCCTCTACACCGCCCATCCCGGCGCGCAGACGGCCACGATCCGCGCCGCCATGATGGACGAGCCGGAAAGCGATCCGATCGAGGACGCGCGGATGGAAGCCTTCACCATGGGCTTTGACGAAGGCTGCCGCATCACCGCCGAAACGCACAAGGCCGACGCCGACATCCGCGCCCAACTGGCCGAATCCCTCAAATTGCTCGCCCCCGCGCCCAGCGGCATGTTGTCCACCATGTTGTCGGCCACGGTCGTGCGGCTGGTGGAACAGATTGTCGGCGAAGTCGAAATCGACATCGAACGCCTGCTCCAGCGCTGCGAAACCGTCGCGGCCTTTATCGAGGATAATGATGAGAAGGGCGCGCTGCACCTGCATCCCGACGACATCGTCATGCTGGAAGGCGAAGAAATCGGCGTGAAGCTGATCGCGGACAAAAGCCTGCATCGCGGCTGCGTGCGGCTGGAAACGGCCGATGGCTGGGTGGAGGATGGCCCGGACGTGCGCCTGTCCCGCCTGCGCGCGATGATCGACGATATGGAGGGGAAAGCGTGATCGGCGCGTCTCTCGCTCAGGCCGAAAGCCTGTTCGACCATTTGCAGGTGCAAAACCGCGCCCCCCGCCATGTCGGCCGTCTGGTCAGCCATGATGCAGGGATGCTCGAAGTCACCGGATTTCGCCGCCCGATCGGCGCCAGCGCCCGCGTCATCGCCAGCGACGGCACCATCGCCCGCGCCGAAGTCGTCGGCTTTCGCGGCGGGCGCACCATCATGGTCCCGCTCGACAGCGACGCCCCGCTGGAAAATGGCGCGCGCGTCGAACCGGATAGTCAGGCGAACATGGTGCAGGTCGGCGAAGGGCTGATCGGTCGCGTCGTTGACGCCATGGGCCAGCCGCTCGACCGCAAGGGACCAATCATCGCAGGCGGCGTCTGGCCATTGAACGGGGTCAAGGGCAACGTCCTCGACCGGGGCCGCGTCACCGAACCCTTTGACCTTGGCGTCCGCGCCGTCAACGCGCTGCTCACCGCCGGGCGTGGCCAGCGTATCGCCATCATCGCTGGCTCCGGCGTCGGCAAATCGGTGCTGATGGGCCAGATGATCGCCGGGGCCGAAGCCGACATCGTCGTCGTCGGCCTGATCGGCGAACGCGGCCGCGAAGTCAGCGACTTCCTCGAAACCAAACTCAAGCACACGATGCACAAGAGCATCGTCGTCGCTGTCCCTGCCGATCATCCCCCGGTGCTGCGCCTGCGCGCCGCCGCCCGTGCCACCGCCATCGCCGAATATTTCCGCGCCCGTGGCAAGAAGGTGCTGCTGCTGATCGACAGCCTGACCCGCTGCGCCCATGCCCAGCGCGAAATCGGCCTGGCCCTTGGCGAACCGCCCGCAATGAAGGGCTATCCGCCCTCGGCCCTCGCGCTCATCCCGCGCCTGGTCGAACGCGCGGGCGTTGACGCCCGCACCGGCGGCTCGATCACGGCGCTCTACACTGTGCTGGCCGATGGCGACGACACCGACGATCCAATCGTGGACGCCGCCCGCGCCATTGTGGACGGCCATTTCGTCCTGTCCCGGCACCTGTCGGAACAATCCATCTTTCCCGCCATCGACGTCGGCAAATCCCTCTCGCGCGTCATGGCCGACGTGGTGCCGGACGATCATCGCATGGCGGCGGCCAATTATCGCCGGCTATGGGCCGCCTATGAGGAAAATCGCGATCTCATCCTGATGGGTGCCTACCGCCCCGGCAATGATCCGGTGATCGATGAAGCGGTCCAGCGTCGTCAGGAAATTCTCGACTTCATTCGGCAGGATCAGAAAAGCCGGATCGACATCGACACCAGCGCCGACGCGCTCATCGCCGGGTTCGGCGCATGAAGGGGCTGGTCACGCGCCGCCAGCGCGTGCTGCGCGTGCGCCATGTCCAGCACGCCATGGCCGTGGCCGACGCGGCCCATGCGCGGGACGAAGCGGACGGCCTTGCCCGCAATGTCGATCGCCTGCGCAAGGTGCGCGGCGAATTGTTCGAGACGGAAGGGGCGGCCACCGGCGCGTCCTTTGCCGCGATGCAGGAACTGGCCACCCGGCTGGAACAGGCGGGGCGTCAGCTCGACGGCGCGCTTTATGATGCCCGGCGCAAGGTAGCGGCCAAGGAAGGCGTGACGCTGGCCGCCAACCGCGAAAAGGAAATTGCCACCCGCCTCAAGGACCGCGCCCGCGCGACTCTGGAAGAATGGCGCGAAACCAAGCTGGCGGCGCTGCCGCGCTATCGCCGGATTCAACGCAATGGGGATGTCTGACATGAATATGCTGTCCAATATCAAAGCGTTGCTATTCGCGACGCCGGGTGCTTCGACGGGCAAAGGGGCGGGCATATCGCCCGTCCCGGCCCCGTTCGATTTCGCCAAACTGATGAACGTGGCGGCCCCGGTTTCGAGCGCTGTCATGCCGACGCCGGGCGCAACGACCCCCTTGCCGAGTGCAACGACCCCAGTGCCGGGCATGGCGACCGCGCTGCCGGACTCTGTGCCAACGACGCCATCTGCGCTGCCGACCGACGCCCTGCCTATGGACGCACCGGACAGGCCCGCTACGGATCAGCCCGCCATGACACAGCCCGCCGACCTGCCAGCGGCCCAGCCCGATGACCTGTCGCAATTTTCGCTCCTGCGCCCGCTGCCTGTGGAAACCTCCGCGCCGCCCGTGAAGCTGCCGATCGATGCAGGTGATGACCCGGTGGCAACGGCCCAGCCCGCGCCATCACCTGCCGCTGCGCCGCTGCCAGCCCCGGTCGCGGCTGACAGCCCGCCCGCCATGGCCGGGGTCGCCCCGCCGCCAGTCGCACCCATCCCCATGGCCGCCGAAAGGACGACAGCGCAGGAGGCCGCCAGCCCCGCGCCCGTCGCAAATCTGCCATCGCCCGCTGACACAGCGATCGCCGCGCCCATGGCCGCTGCGCCGGTCATGGCCAGCGAAACAGACGGCGAAACAGACATAGTAACAAACGTTACAGTTTCGTCGGACATCGCCGAGTCTATGTCCATCTCGCTGTCTACAAACAGCGCGCCCGAACCTGTCCCAGCACCCGTCCCATCGCCCGACCCGGCCCTCGTCGCGGCGCTGGTTCCAATGCCACTCGCGCCGCCTGCGCAAGCCCCCGCTGCGCCGGTCGAATCCGCTATTCCGGCTCATCCCGTTCGCGCCGCGCCGCAACCCGAAACGCCTCTCCGCCAGGAACCAGCGACCCCCGATCGCCCGGCGTTGGAAGACGCGGTCAAACCGGCCGACGATCTGCCACCGCCCGCGCCGCTCCCCGACGCCAGCCTTGTCGCCGCCCTCATGCCGCCCATCAGCGCCGCGCCAGCGCCAGCGCTAGAGCCTGCGCCCGCGTCCGTTGCAGCGCCCCTGACGGCAGCGCCCGTTGCCCGCTTCATGCCCACCCCGCCGACGCCCCAGGCGCCCACCGGAACGGAACCACAGCCCATCCCGGCCGCCTCCTTGCCTGCCGCCACGCCGCTACCAGCCGCAGCCCAAACTCCCGTTCAGCCATCCGTCCAACCCGCTGCCACAAGCCCGGCCCCAAACCCGGCCCAAAACCCGGCAAGGGCCGAAGCCGTGGCGCTGCTGCAACTGGCGCGCGATCATCTGGCGGGCCGCGTCGCGTCCCGGCCTAAGGCGGACGGCGTCTCGCCTGTCCGCGCCACTTCCGTCACCGACATCGCAACGCCACTCTCCATTGCGTCGCCCGTTGACAGTGTGGTGACGCCATCGGTCATTGCCCCGACCATTCAGCCCGCCACCATGGCCCCGCTCGCGCCTGCCGCCCCGGTGATCGACCTGTCCGCCAGCCTTGGCGCGCAGATGGTCGATATGGGCGTGTCGGGCCAGTGGATCGACTCTCTGGCCCGCGACATTGCGGGCCTGTCGGCCAATGGCGCACAGGGCCGCTTCAACCTTACCACAAGCCAGCTTGGCGCAATTCAGGTCGACCTGCGTCAGGGCGACGCAGGCATGGCGATCAGCCTGACCGTGGAAACGCAGGCCGCCGAAGCGGCGTTGCGGCAGGACAGCGACCGGCTGCGCCTCGACGCGGGACTGGCCGCCCTGCGCATCAGCGACGTAAAGATCGAACGCGCCCCCGTCGCCACCGATCCGGCCCGTTCCGAAACGACGGGGCAGCAGCCTTCGAACCAGCAGCAACAGGGCCAGGGCGCAGGCCAAGGCCTGGGGCAGGGCGCACCGCAACAACAGGGCCGATGGCAGGCGCGCGAAAATTTTGCGGCCACCCATAAAGCCTCCGGCGACGCGGCCGTTATTAACCATGGACCATCGGGCGATGCGCCGGGCGAACCCGTTCGCGCGCGCTATGCCTGACCCGCGCTATCCTGGGGGACTGACCGATGAGTGAAGAGCCGAAGGCCAAGAAGAAAAAAGGCGGGGGCATGAAGATGATCCTGCTGATCGTCGTGGCCATGGTCGTGGGCGGCGCTGGCGCGGCAGGCGGACTATATGCCGCCGGTTTCTTCAGCCCCAAGGAGGAAGGGCCAAAGGAAGACCCCAACAAGCCCGTTCTGGTGCTGGCCGGGGAAAGCGCCGAAGAGATCGCCAAGGCCCATGCCGTCCCGCATGGCGACGCAGCCGCCGCAGCGGCGCATGGCAGCGCGCATGGCAAGGGCATCGACCTGCCCACGCCTGCCAACCCCACGGCCTATCAGGCGACCTATTTCCAGCTTCAGCAACCCTTCACGTCGAACATGTCGGACACCGACGCCTTTGCCCAGATTTCGATCGCGGTATCGACCTATTACGACCTGCGCGTGATCGACGCGATCAAGACGCATGAGATGGCGATCCGCAGTCAGGTGCTGATGATGCTCGCGCAACAGCCGCAGGAGTCATTGTTGACGCCGGAAGGCAAGCGGGCGCTTCAGGGCAGGATAAAAGGCATAATCAACGATATTTTGAAGCAAAAGACGGGTTTTGGCGGGGTCGATAACGTTTACTTTACCAATTTCGTTATTCAATAGCACTGCCCAGAAAGGCCGGGAAGTCCCCCGGTCCGCAGGGCAGGGGACTATGATGGACGACGTTCAGACCTACGCCTTCGGGCGGGGGGAATCGCAGGCACCGGTGATGCTGTCCGGTCTGGACCGGCTGGGCGACAAGCTTGGCCGGCGCATCCGTGCCTTGGTGGAGCCGATCTGCGGCGTGCGCCCCCATGTGGAATCGCGCGACGCCCAGTTGATGGAATTTTCCGCCTGGTCGGACGATGTGCCAGCCTTCGCCAGCATCTCGGTCTATCGCCTGCTCCCGCTCAAGGGGCAGGTGCTGCTGCGCATGGACGCGGCGATGATTTCCACGCTGGTCGATTGTTTCTACGGCGGCATCGGCAACCGCCCGCTGCCCCCGCGCGGCGAATTTACCCCGACAGAGGACCGGCTGATCGCCCGCCTGTCGGAATCCATCATCGCTCGCCTGACCGAAAGCTGGGCCGACATCCTGCCGCTCGATGCGGGGCTTGTCGTGCGCGAAACCGGTGTGGGCTTTGCCGCCGCCGCGCAACCGGGCGACCAGATGGTGGTGCAGCGTTTCATGGTCACCATCACCCGCGACCAGTCCTGGCCGATCGACCTTGTCTTTCCCCTGTCCGCCCTGCGCGCCGTCGAACCGCTGATGGGGTCGAAAATGCCCGCCGATGCGGATCAGGCCGACCCGGTGTGGCAGGCGCGCATCGCCCGCCGGATGCGCGACATCCGCTTGCCCGCCCGCACCGTGCTTGCCCGCCCCAATCTTTCGCTGGCGGAGCTGATGCAGCTCAAGACCGGCGACATCATCCCCGTGACGATCGGCCGCTCGCTGCCGCTGATCGTCGGCAACCGCATCGTCGCCCATGGCACGATCGGCGAACAGGACGGCCGCGCCGCCTTCCAGATTGAAAAACTCGTACAAGGACCAGATCAATGAGCGACATGAGCGAAGCCCCCCGCATGGAGCGTGGCGAAGACCCGGTCGGCCGCATGACCAACAACCATCATTTCAAGCTGCTGGCCGACATCCCGGTCCGCATGTCGGTGGAGGTCGGCTCCACTTCGCTGCGTCTGGCCGAAGTCATGGACCTGGCCGAAGGCAGCATCGTGGAACTGGACCGTCAGGCCGACGACCTGCTCGACATCATGGTCAATGGCGCGCTGATCGCCAAGGGTGAGGTCGTGACGGTCAATGGCCGCTATGGCATCCGCATCATCGACATTGCGGCCACCGAAACCCGTCTGGCGGGTATCGAACGGCGCGGCTGAACGCAGAACCCATTTTTGCGCTTGCCTTGGCGGTAGAAACTGCGGATCGCTGGCGCCAGGTTAACCATAATGCGCGGGCGGCTCGATCATGTTCTGGTATTTCGTCAAATTGCTGATCCTGCTGCCGCTGGTGGGTGCCATGGCCTTTGGTGCGCTATGGCTGTGGCGCAAATATCAGCCCGGCATGATGGGCAATCAGGGCGAACGTTCGCTCAAGCTGCTCGAAGCGCTGCCCATGGGCGCGTTCGGCAAGCTGGCCGTGGTGGAATTTGAGGGCAAGAAGATCCTGCTGTCGGTCACGCGCGGCCGGATCGAAAAGATCGCGGAAGGCGACCATGCCCGCCTGCGCTGAACCCTTGTCCGGGCGAAACGTCAGGCCATGGATCTCCGCTGCTGCGGGAATAGCCATCCTGATCCTGCTGGCCCTGCTATGGATCCAGCCCGCCTTTGCGCAGGCCGCTCCCGCCGCGCCGGTGGACAATGGCGGCGCGCTGACTCGCGCCATGGGCCAGATTTCGGGCGACGGCCGCCCGCTCTCGCTCAGCTTGCAAATCCTCGTCCTCATGAGCCTGCTGACGGTGCTGCCGTCGCTGGTGCTGATGATGACCAGCTTCACTCGCATCATCATCGTCCTGTCGCTGCTGCGGCAGGCGCTGGGCCTGCAACAGACGCCGCCCAATCAGGTGCTGGTGGGCCTCGCCCTCTTCCTGTCGCTGTTCGTGATGCGCCCGGCGATCGACCAGATCAACGGGCAGGCGTTCGACCCCTATGGCCGGGGCCAGATCAATATCGAGGAAGCGGTCGGTCGTTCGGCCAAGGTGCTGCATGGTTTCATGACCAAGCAGACCCGCGAAAGCGACCTCAAACTGTTCGCCGGGCTGGCCAAGGCACCCGCCTTCGCCACGCCTGCCGACATTCCCTTCACCATCCTGCTGCCTGCCTTTGTCACCAGCGAACTCAAGACCGCCTTCCAGATCGGCTTCATGATCTTCCTGCCCTTCCTCATCATCGACCTTGTTGTCGCGTCCACGCTGATGGCGCTGGGCATGATGATGCTGTCGCCCACGATCATTTCGATGCCGTTCAAGCTGTTGCTGTTCGTGCTGGTCGACGGCTGGGCGCTGACCATGGGCAGCCTCGCCGGGTCGTTCGCGACATGACGGCCCGATCCCCTGTTCCGTTCGGGCTGAGCCTGTCGAAGCCTTCAGCCGAGCGGAGCGAGGCGGAACAGCACCCTTCGCTTCGCTCAGGCGCACCCCTCGACTTCGCTCAGGGCGAACGGGTATAGGATGGAAAACGCCGACTTCTTCCTGGGCCTGGCGCAGCAGGCGCTGTGGATCACCGCGCTGGCCGCTGCGCCGGTGTTGATCCCTGCGCTGATCGTCGGGCTGCTGATCGGCATGGTGCAGGCAGCGACTTCGATCAACGAACAGACGTTGAGCTTCATTCCCAAGATCATCGTCGTCGGTGCCATGCTCGCGATTTTCGGCGGGTCGATGCTGGTGCTGATCGCCGATTTCACCCGCGAAATTTTCGATCGCATACCGGACCTGCTCCAATGATCGCGCCCGGTTTCGCCGGGGTCGAATCCCAATTGTGGGTCTGGCTGATCGCCATGATCCGGCCCGGCGCGGCCTTCATCGCGGCCCCCGTGTTCGGCGCGCCTGCCGTGCCGGTGCAACTGCGCCTGATCCTCAGCCTCGCGCTCGGCCTTGCCGCGCTCAACACCGTCACCATTACGCTGCCGCAGGATGGCGTCGCCAGTTTCGAAGGCATCATGCTGGTCGCGGGCGAAGTGCTGGCGGGACTGGCGCTCGGCTTTGCGGTCCAGATCGGTTACGCTGCCGCCTTCGTCGCGGGGGAAACCATCGGCAACGCGATGGGGCTGAACTTCGCCGCGATGGTCGATCCCTCGTCGGGTCAATCGACGCAGGTGCTTGGTACTTTTCTGTCGATCCTCGCCACCTTCCTGCTGCTGGGCATGGATGGGCATCTGCTGCTCGTCAGCTTCGTGGTGCAAAGCTATCAGGCTATTCCGCCGGGCGCGGCGATGCTGTCCAACGATACTGTCTGGCACCTCGTCGAATTTGGCGGGGCGTTGCTCGGCGCGGGGGTCGTGGTCGCGCTGCCGGTCGGTTTCGCGCTGGTGCTGGTACAGATCATCATGGGGATGCTGGCGCGGGCCGCACCCTCGCTCAACCTGTTTGCGGTCGGGATGCCAGTGGCGATGCTGGCGGGCATCATCCTGCTGGCCATTGCCGCGCCGATCATGGCCGAAGGCATCACGGCCTCGCTGAAAGCTGGCCTCGACCATGCCCAATCGATCGCGGAGGGGCGCTGATCCATGGCGGGCGGCAACGAAGGCGGCGAAAAGACCGAGAAACCAACCCAGAAGAAACTGGATGATGCCGCCAAGAAGGGCGACATTCTCCAGTCGCGCGAACTCGGTACGGCACTGGTCGTGATGGCCGGGATCGGCTGGCTGGCGGTCATGGGACCATCGCTGATCGACGCGCTGTCCGACATGCTGGTGGAAGCGCTGCGTTTCCGCCGCGACGACATTGCCGATTTCTCGCCCGCGCGGCGTGGCCTTGCCCTGCTGACCGGCATTGCCCTGCCTGCTGCGGGGGTGATGCTGGCGACCTTCATCGCCGCCATCGCTGCGCCTGCCTTGCTGGGGTCGCTCGGCTTCCGCCCCGGTGCCTTTGCGCCCAAAGCGTCGAAGATGAACCCGGCGGCAGGCCTGAAAAAGATTTTCGGCACGCAAGGGCTGATCGAACTGCTCAAGTCGATCGCCAAGGTCGGCCTGCTTGGCAGCATCGGGGTATGGCTGATCTGGGATCGGCTGACGGAGATTGTGGGTCTGGGCAAGACCGGCATCGGCCCGGCCATGGCCGACCTTGGCAACATGTTCATCTTTACCTGTCTGGTGATGGCGACCGGCCTGTT encodes:
- the fliP gene encoding flagellar type III secretion system pore protein FliP (The bacterial flagellar biogenesis protein FliP forms a type III secretion system (T3SS)-type pore required for flagellar assembly.); this encodes MPACAEPLSGRNVRPWISAAAGIAILILLALLWIQPAFAQAAPAAPVDNGGALTRAMGQISGDGRPLSLSLQILVLMSLLTVLPSLVLMMTSFTRIIIVLSLLRQALGLQQTPPNQVLVGLALFLSLFVMRPAIDQINGQAFDPYGRGQINIEEAVGRSAKVLHGFMTKQTRESDLKLFAGLAKAPAFATPADIPFTILLPAFVTSELKTAFQIGFMIFLPFLIIDLVVASTLMALGMMMLSPTIISMPFKLLLFVLVDGWALTMGSLAGSFAT
- the fliQ gene encoding flagellar biosynthesis protein FliQ, with protein sequence MENADFFLGLAQQALWITALAAAPVLIPALIVGLLIGMVQAATSINEQTLSFIPKIIVVGAMLAIFGGSMLVLIADFTREIFDRIPDLLQ
- the fliR gene encoding flagellar biosynthetic protein FliR, which gives rise to MIAPGFAGVESQLWVWLIAMIRPGAAFIAAPVFGAPAVPVQLRLILSLALGLAALNTVTITLPQDGVASFEGIMLVAGEVLAGLALGFAVQIGYAAAFVAGETIGNAMGLNFAAMVDPSSGQSTQVLGTFLSILATFLLLGMDGHLLLVSFVVQSYQAIPPGAAMLSNDTVWHLVEFGGALLGAGVVVALPVGFALVLVQIIMGMLARAAPSLNLFAVGMPVAMLAGIILLAIAAPIMAEGITASLKAGLDHAQSIAEGR
- the flhB gene encoding flagellar type III secretion system protein FlhB, with translation MAGGNEGGEKTEKPTQKKLDDAAKKGDILQSRELGTALVVMAGIGWLAVMGPSLIDALSDMLVEALRFRRDDIADFSPARRGLALLTGIALPAAGVMLATFIAAIAAPALLGSLGFRPGAFAPKASKMNPAAGLKKIFGTQGLIELLKSIAKVGLLGSIGVWLIWDRLTEIVGLGKTGIGPAMADLGNMFIFTCLVMATGLFLIAGIDVPAQIMQRAKRLGMSKQDIKDEHKESEGSPELKGQIRRRQFEVLNNSTRQAVAEASVIITNPTHFAVALRYKPGVDAAPVVVARGCDAVAASIRELADQNGVTVLQYPDLARAVYFTSRTGQIVNEGLYMAVATVLAFVFRVENRMANEMDRPFITVPDDLRFDADGRKQ